The Solanum lycopersicum chromosome 8, SLM_r2.1 DNA segment TGGATCTTATTGGCTTGAGAATGTTACTTACATATTagtactttaattttattttccttctttcatTCTCGTACTTTGAAATTGTTGAGAATGAAACGttgcttttataatttttttctgtaAATAGTGCATGTGATGTATGGAAGAAGTGGAGGGATTGTGATGCTCTTAGGAGAGGAAATTTGGTGCGCCataattcttgttctttctctGTAAAATACCGGTTAATTTAGGCacgtgttttttttaaaaaggatgaTACGTGTGAGGATGGGATTCCTTGTTTATTGTATGTTACACTTTTTACTGGACATATATCAGATGTGTATGGAAGTGATCCCAAAGAACCATTCATCACAAAAGTACATGCGATGATATTTGTTTTTAGCCATGATAACTATTTTTACTGAAGGAGTTTTTGTACTTAACTTTAACTTGCTAACGGACAAGGGATTTGAGATGTGAGGTATctacagattttttttttttttttgtagtaagCCTTTTACAGAACTGGATTAGTTGAGTCTTTTAGGTGGTGGCAAAATGGAATGATCTTCCTGGAGTAGTTGCCTGGATAGCTGATAAGAAGTTGAAATATGGAGTTCATAGACTCACCTAGAATAAGATATTGTACAGAATATCATGGTCTGGTGAAACTATGATTAGCTGGATGGATAGGAAATAGTCAAATGGACAACAAAGGTATACCACTTCTGAACTTTTTGTAGGGAACTTGGTTCTGAAACTAGTGTGATTATGTTGATTAAGAATAATTAGAATGACAGCATGAAAATTTTTGCCCTAgtgaagaaaataaatcattttgaaTGAACCTATTGGAAGTTACTTGTGAAGGTGAAATCCTAAGTTCATCTTAAGTGAACCTTTTCCTTGGACAAGTGCGTGCGAATGTGAATTCCTATTGTTGGAAATTTGCCTTGAAGGTCTTAGTTTTAAGTTTTACAATACTTTTGCACACAATAATCAAATGGATAGAGAGGAGAGGGATACCTTTAAATGGTTTGTGCTAATTGCCTTATTGGATGAGTAAAAGTTAGCTGACAAGAATCTTCTCTTGTTCCGACCTCGTCTTCTTCAACCTGTTTCCTTACAAAAATGTCTACCTATCTTGCCAGAGTGGAAGCTTCCAAATaccaataattttgataaatgcaatcaataattcatatattgaGTTTCCCCTCTTTTCCAGCTAAATACTTATACCAGTATCCTGGATTTTGCTCCCACCTGTCTACTATCTACCATAGTTGGTATGATAAGGACGCCGTTATATCAATTAAAAAGAAGTTGTTCTGACATGTCTTCTTGTAATGCCTGCATTTTCCAGAATCGCAATGGCTTTGAGCAGTTGCAATGCCACGACAGGCGATATTATCAGTACCACAGAACGGCTGAAGCAGGAATTTGAAGTTACTACACAGAGGCAAGAAATTGTGTCATGCTTTCTTCGTGATTATCAGCTATCCCCAGAAGAGGTGTTAGTCATTCCTTTTGAGTTGAAGCCTATATCACTCATATAGTACTTACTAACATACTGCTTTACAACTTTTATGTTGATGTAGATTAATGCCCTAAGAGAAGAAGATCTGGATGACAATTTTTTCAAGGCTCTTGCTCATGTTCAAGAAATTCATGCCAATTGCAAAGTGCTTCTCAGGACACACCACCAAGTAAACTTCTCTCTTACGTCTTTGAAGAGTGTGACATGATGTTATCCAGACTACATGTAGTTTGATTCAGCTTTTACTATGGCAAATGAAGGATCCTCATCTTGATTGATGAATTAAAAGTCGGTTATTTACTCATGGAATAGTGGGACTCTATGTAGGACATATAACGAAATTCAATTTTGTTTTCTAATCACACTGATTGTAACAAATTAATCAATTgcaaataacaacaacaactatgTTTCGCAATTTAAACTCATCTCAGGCCAGATTAACAAATTACGCTGATATATACCCAAAAAAGGAACATATTTACCAATTTCTCCTGCAATATCTGCTCATCTGTTCTTGAAGCTGTTTATTATCTAATGTCATGCTTCTTAATCACATAACAGTTGTGTCCATCTAAGGTGTGTTAGCCTATAGAAGCATGTCCAATTTCGATGTATTTGATCACCTTTTTGGCTAAAAAATAGGTATGAAAATTTTGCTGACAAAAAGGGGAACCTTGTACAAGATCTATAGATCATTGAAATATGAAAGTTGAAATTTTTACTAACAAAGCACTGCCAATTGTCTATACAAATTGAACTACATGAGTGACCCAAGGATATATGGGAAATTTCACAATTAAATGAAATGGAAAAAGAGCTTTTTTTCCCTTCAAGGGCCCTTACATGATGGGTAAATAAAAAGAGTTCACTCATCTAGTTTCAGTTATATTTTCCTAATGATAGTTTAGCTTTTTCCAAATGTTAGTATTATATTCTAGGCAAGGACACTGTTGCCATTCtgaaaaaaaatctactagGAAAGGACAAAcatgatttttctattttcgCCTTATTGACTTGAATAGCCTCCCTAGATCCCAGTGTGGGATTttactgggtatgttgttgttgactCGAATGCTTTCGGCAGCGTGCTGGTTTGGAGCTCATGGATATGATGGCCATGTATCAAGAAGGAGCATATGAACGCCTTTGCAGGTTACTCTTCTCTGCCTCAGTGGACTCTTGAATTTGcacatttcatattatattcCTGTCATAGGATTCTCTTGTTTAAGTGCCTATCAGAAAATGTAACTTCTGTGGTGGTCAGCTCACAGCTGATGCCTGGAACGTAAAACAGTATAGCTATCTGGTAAAATTCTTATTGTGTGGCAGGGAATTCAGACGCCCATTTTGATCAATTTGTTTCTCATATGATCTACCTTTGTCAACCTGCTCCTTGTGACTGGAACATCTATTCTAGGCCTCTTACAACAATTCCAATCCATGGCTACAAACACAGTCTAGAATTAGTGCTCTCTTTGTTTATGTGTACCTCTGTTTTGTCTCAGTGACTGATGTCTGGGTTATTGTGACTTAGTTCAGACTGGTCTGTCTACTATTAGTAAGTCATATGATTTGTCTAATTTATTGTATGGTTAGTTAAAACTTAGAAGTGCTTAAACAAGTGGTTCAGTGGTCATATGAGCTTTCTGCTATGTTTGACATTATGCTGGTTTTTCTTTCTAGGTGGGTTCAGACAGAGTGTAGGAGACTTGGTGATGTTGATAACCCTGAAGTGGGTGACCTTCTGAGAACAGCAGTTCGGTGTCTCAAAGAAAGACCAGTGCTTTTTAAATATTGTGCAGAAGAGGTAACTTATCTTAACTAAAAGttagaataataatttaacaaacTTTGCAATGATATATGCACTTCATATTCATGCAATCTGAAATATTAGGTGGCAAACATGAGGCACAATGCATTGTTTAGGAGATTTATAAGTGCACTTACACGTGGAGGACCTGGAGGACTTCCCAGGCCAATTGAAGTGCATGCTCACGATCCTTTAAGATACGTTGGTGATATGCTGGGATGGTTGCATCAGGTGATACATTTAACACAGTGTTTGAGTTATTCGTCCTGTGTAGCAAAAGAAGGGCCTTTTGCGCATTGACATGCCGCATCTGATTTTGTTCATGTCTATGACAGGCATTGGCATCTGAAAGAGAGCTTGTCCTTGCATTGCTTGACCCGGATGCATCAGATACTAGACCAGCTAGTCATAACTACTCCAAAGGCATAGATAGCGAGTCTGAGAAGACAGAATCTGACTTGACTTTTGTTCTAGACAGGATATTTGAAGGAGTTTGCCGCCCTTTTAAAGTTAGAGTGGAACAAGTTTTGCACTCCCAACCTAATCTTATAATTTCTTACAAGCTTAGCAATACACTGGAGTTCTATTTCTATACAGTGAGTTGAAATCTACTGCTATTGTCCCAATCTTATTGCACCCCCGTTTTTAAGTTTTCCTTGCCCTCAAATGTTTTTCCAATGCAGATATCGGATTTGCTGGGGATAGAAACATCTCTTTGTAATACCTTATTGGTTCTCAAGGAAGCAGCCCAGAAAACATTTTTTGACATACTGAAGGGTCGAGGCGAGAAGCTTTTGAGGTATCCTCCATTGGTAGCTGTTGATCTTTCTCCACCACCAGCTTTAAGGGAAGGAGTTTCAGTGCTGCTTGAAATTATTCAAACACATGATAGCATGATGTTCCCTGCATCAGGAAAGAAGCCCGACTTTGATCCAGTTATATCTGCTTTGCTAGACCCTATTATTCAGGTTAGTGTCCATCAAGATACTTAAAGTAAATGATTACTTGAAAATAATGATTACCTATTTTACTACTTGTGTATAAGTTCCTGGTTTTTTGtgttaaataagtaaaaactgCACAATCCTCTGTGCTGGTGAGAGGTAGTTGGTACCTTGTGAAATTAATGGAGGTATGGCCAGGACACTATAGTTATAGAAAAAGTTGCTAACAAGAATTAGAGAAATAAATGTAACTTATTCACAGTTGATATGACTTGCCTTTCCATTAAAGTAAGACCAAATATAAAATCGTGTTAAATTACATGTCAACCTTGGTTGATGTTCCTCACGAGAATGAATATGTTCTCTGCTGAAATCTTAGCACTATTCATTGTTTCTCATGTGCAGCAAAGAGGATTA contains these protein-coding regions:
- the LOC101252014 gene encoding conserved oligomeric Golgi complex subunit 6, with protein sequence MALAPGLSRKLKKVLETRTDTADLLASLNTLSEFYTENTPHSRRNLRSTIEKRSLSINEEFLLSSAAAQKSLDRVEQEVNEIVECCDKIAMALSSCNATTGDIISTTERLKQEFEVTTQRQEIVSCFLRDYQLSPEEINALREEDLDDNFFKALAHVQEIHANCKVLLRTHHQRAGLELMDMMAMYQEGAYERLCRWVQTECRRLGDVDNPEVGDLLRTAVRCLKERPVLFKYCAEEVANMRHNALFRRFISALTRGGPGGLPRPIEVHAHDPLRYVGDMLGWLHQALASERELVLALLDPDASDTRPASHNYSKGIDSESEKTESDLTFVLDRIFEGVCRPFKVRVEQVLHSQPNLIISYKLSNTLEFYFYTISDLLGIETSLCNTLLVLKEAAQKTFFDILKGRGEKLLRYPPLVAVDLSPPPALREGVSVLLEIIQTHDSMMFPASGKKPDFDPVISALLDPIIQMCEQAAEAHKSKGSMHSSRRNRITSDPSQHRKTSVDALLDGSNSALLTQTSETPAKIFLINCLCAIQQPLLGHDVASGYAKKLGVMIDNHINALVEKEVEAILRRCDLLTKMSHFRKSLEINESSNSIARTPLAEQEDTSPVSVAESLKALFGLILGSETAIPEFEQMQVPRLRSETSVQVARSLAEAYELIYRAIMDPENGYTDPKSLARHPPDQIRTILGI